The stretch of DNA CCGGCATCGTAGCCCGGATGCACCGCCCGGGCGGCGACGCCGAGGAGCACCGGCGAGCCGGCTTCGTCGCGAAAATGCACCCGGTGCTCGGCCCCGGGGGCGGCGCAATGGGCGGCGGTGAGCACCACGTCGCGGGCGAGCACGATGCCGGTACAGACCCCGCCGCGGGATGACAAAACCATCACGCTGGAGCGCGCGAGGGCGGCGTCGGGCGCCTCGCTCCCGCCGACGATCGCCTGGGCGGGGGTGGCGAGGGTGAGGAGGGCGGCGAGGAACGGGATGGGGAGGCGGATCACGTCGCTCTCGGGTCGGCGGGGGGATGGCTCTGCCCTGCCCGATCGGGCGCGGGAGGTCCAGGGTGGTGGGACCGGTGGGGCGACGACAGGATGGAGGCTCGACATTCTTGTCTGCATGAAAAATCTTGCAAGCGGGCTTTCACATGGCGAGATGACAGGCAAGGGTTATCTGGAAGCCTGTTCGATGGTCTTTCACAGGTTTGACATCCTCGGCGTCATCAACTCAGTTGGCTTCGGTTGCGAGCGCGATTTTTTGCTCCTCGGCGTAGGCATCGCGCAGGCGTGCGTTGGCGATGACGAGGAGGCGTCGCATGATGGCGACGATCGCCACGATGGGCTTTTTGCCCGCTGCGATGAGGCGCTGGTAGGTGTCTTTGAGCACGGGGTTGAAGCGGGTAGCGGTCAGGGCGGGGAGGAACAGAGCCTGCTTGATCTCGGGCCGTCCGCCCTTTGTGCGTCGGTAGCGCTCGGTGGTCCCGCTCTGGTTGGGATGCGGGGCGAGTCCGGCCAGGGACGTCGCCTGGCGCCGGTCGATACGGCCGAGCTCGGGCATCAGGGCGAGCAGGATGATGGCAGAGGTGTCGCCGATGCCCTTGATCGAGGTCAGCGCCTTCTTGGCCCGGCTGAGCGCGGCGGCCTTGCGCAGGGTCTCGGCCATCGCCTCCTCGATCGCCTCGATCTGCTCGGACAGGGCGGTGATGAGGGTTTCCAGATAAGCCTGGACGGGTCCAGATCCCGGCGCGGCCAGACGATTGCGGTTGGCGGTGCGCTGAGCCACGAAGTCGGCGCGGGTGAGCACCAGGCTCTGGAGGTTTTCCTGATCGGGATCAGGGGCTTGCCAGCGGGCCAGGGAGGTGTGGCGCTCCCGGCCGTAAGCCGCCAGGGCCTTGGCGTCGAGGGCGTCGGTCTTGGCGAGGGTGCCGTAGGAGTGGATGAACGCCTTGACCTTGCGGGCGTCGGCGCGGTGGGCGGGGCATCCGACGGCGAGGAGAGCGGCCAGCAGAGCATCCTCGTAGCCGCCGGTGGCTTCGCAGATGACGAGGCAGGTCGCATCGAGGTCCGCTTTGGCGGCGAAGGCGGCGAGGTCCTTGGGCTTGTTGGGGATGGTGTGACGAGCGTTGCCGCGGCTGTCGTGGAGGACGATCTCGGCTTTGCCGACATCGGCTCCGATGAAGCGGGTGGGTGAGGTGGCGGGTTGGGTCATCCGGGTCTATCCTGAGGCCGCTTGGGATTGTCTGCGGGCGTCGAGGAGAGGCCCAGGCAACTCATCAAGCGTGGCGAGGAATGCGGACCGGCGAGCCAGATGACGACGGGCGCGAGCCCCATCCCGGGACGCTCGACCGATCCGCGCCCGGTCCGGATGGCCATCCGGACCGGGCATCCCGCCGAGGCGGAACGGGATCACTCTACAACCGAACCAACAGACAATCCCGGGGCTCGTCGAAGACGAGAACCCGGGATCCATAACCGCTGACAGTGAAGGAGAGGGCGGCCAGCATTCCGCTTCATCCTGCATCGTTGGCGGTTATGGATCCCGGGTTCCGCTGCGCGGCCCCAGGATGACATCGAGTGTGTCAATGCGGTCGGCCAACTCGAACATATCTTGAATGAATGGAAAACTCCGGGATGATCCAGAACGTTGGAGCAACAGCGGCAAAAGGGCCACCATGACCAGACGTCGGGCGAGCCTCCCTCCCCTCACCGACGCAGAAGAAGCGGAGATCCAGGCTGGCATTGCACAGGATTCCGACAATCCGGAGATCACGATGGAGCAATTTGCCCGGATGCGCCCCGCCGCCGAGGCGCTGCCGCCTACGCTCTACGCGGCCCTGACGCGCCGCCCTCCACATCCATTCCCCGCCCCGCGAGGTCCCGGCGCAAGGCGTCGACCGACGTGAAATGGTGGGCGTGGAGCCCCGCTTCCCGCGCGCCCGCGACGTTCTCGGGCAGGTCGTCGGTGAACAGCACCGCCGACGGCCTCACCCCGAGACCTGCGAGGCAGCGCTGGTAGCAAACGACATCGGGCTTGGCCGTGCGGAACGAGGCGGAAGCGTAGATCCGATCCCCGAACAGGGGCCGCAGCTCCGGGCACAACACATCGATGTGCCCGGTCAGCAATTCCGAGTTGTTCGTCAGGATGGCGACCGCCGTCGTGGCCCGCAGCCGCTCTACCAGGGCGAGGACCTCCGTGTCGGGCGCCATCGCGGCGCGGCGCGCCGCCAGCCACTCCGTCAGGCTGACCGGATACCCGATCCGCTCGCCGAAGGCCTGGAGATAGGCCTGGGGCGAGAGAGCGCCGCTATCGCCCTGGAACTCCAGGCCGCTATCCCAGATCGCCGCATGGATGACGTCGGCCGGGATGCCGGTCATGCCCGACAGATAGTTGACGCGGCGGGCGCGGTCGTAGTGGTACAGGACGTTGTCGAGGTCGAACAACACGAGTTCGATGTCCGCGGCCATGCTCGCCGATGTCCCTTGCTCCGAGCCGACCGGATCGGAGCGGCTCCGACCGGTCATCGGCGACCATCGAGGGCGAAGTCGAACCGCCGGTCAACCTCGCCGATCACGGCTCCGTCATGGCGACCGAAGCCGGAACCAGCCGCGGCGGCGCAGGCACGGCATCCGGCGGCGCCAGCGCCACCGAGGGCGGCAGCGGCCCCAGGCAGCCGGTGCAGACCGAGGCGATCGCCCGGTTGGCCCGGGCGGTGATCCGCGCCTCGAACGCTTCCCGGGCCGCCGCGGCACGGGCGACGGCGGCTTGCCGCGCGGCCTCGGCCTCCCGGGCGGCCCCGGCCGCGTCGGCGCCCGTACCGTCCTCCGGCGCCTCGTCCCGCGGGCGGATGCGCAGCAGCAGGGGCGCGCTCCCCATCTCGGCGACGGCGGCCGCCGGCATCACCCCGGGCGCCGCCTCCTGGGCGAAAGCCACGCCGCCGCAGCACCATGCGGCGACGAGGAACGGGACAGCGGCGGAGCGCATGGCCTCTCCCTGGTTGGTGGCCGGCAGGGTCGGCCGGCGCGGTGAACACAGCCTTAACCATAACCGACACGCCGCCGGATCGGTTCATCCACGTCAGGAAAGCCACACGGCGAAGCCACGGTAGGCCCGAAAGCCGGACCCGGCGGCACACGAGGATGTGACCGCCCCGGCGCCCCGGACGCCGGCACCTTTCGCATTCAGGGTGCATTCAGTGCCTGGCGACGATGGTCCCCGGCATGCGCCAGCTCGTTCTTCTCCTGCTCCCCGCCGCCGTCGGCCTCGCCGGCGCTTCGGGCTGGCTCGCGGCCGCGGAGGAGCGGGACGAGACCGCCACCGGGGCGGTGCCGGCCCGGCCGGTCAAGGCCGCCGAGACCGCCCAGACCTGCCTCTCCTCCGGCGACCTGCGCGAGGCGGTGGCGGAGAAACGGGTGGTCGAGCCGGTGGCGGCGATCCGCGCCGCGCGGGCCGCCGTCCCGCGGGCCGACATCGTGCGGGCCAATCTCTGCCGCCGCGACGAGGCGCTGGTCTACATGCTGACGGCCTTGCGCAAGGACGGGCAGTTCGTACACGTGATGGTGGATGCCCGGTCCGGCAAGGTGGCCGGGCAATGGTGATCCAGGGTCTGTTCTGAGCGTGAGGGGGTTCGGGTCGTGCGTCTGCTCGTGGTCGAGGATGACCGGGATCTCAACCGCCAGGTCGTGAGCGCCCTGGAAGAGGCGGGCTACGCCGTCGACAAGGCGTTCGACGGCGAGGAGGGTGCCTTCCTCGGCGAGACCGAGCCCTACGACTGCATCATCCTCGACATGGGCCTGCCGAAGGCCGACGGCGTCTCGGTCCTGTCGGGCTGGCGCCGGGCGCAGGTGAAGACCCCGGTCATCATCCTCACCGCCCGCGACCGCTGGAGCGACAAGGTCAACGGCTTCGATGCCGGCGCCGACGACTACGTGACCAAGCCCTTCCACATGGAGGAGCTGCTGGCCCGGGTCCGCGCGCTGCTGCGCCGGACCGCCGGCCACGCCACGAGCCAGATCAGCGCCGGCCCCGTGGTGCTCGATACGCGCTCGGGCCGCGTCTTCGTCGACGGCAGCCCGGTCAAGCTCACCTCGCACGAGTACCGGCTGCTCTCCTACCTGATGCATCATACCGGCCGGGTCGTCTCCCGGGCCGAGCTGACCGAGCATCTCTACGACCAGGATTTCGACCGCGACTCGAACACCATCGAGGTCTTCGTCGGTCGCCTGCGCAAGAAGCTCGCGGTCGACCTGATCCAGACCGTGCGCGGCCTCGGCTACCTGATCGACGCGGGCGCCGGCGGAACGCAGCCGTGACCGGCCCCGGCCGGGCCGCGGCCGAGGCAAAGCCGGAGACGGGGCTCGCCGGCGGCGTCGCGCCTGCCTCGCCGCGACGGTGGTTCGGCTGGCGGCCGTGGCGCAAGCGCTCGATCGCGGTGCGCCTGGCGGTGTCGTCGCTGATCTCGAGCGCGCTGATCCTGCTGATCGCCGGGCTGATCCTCTCGACCCTCTACCGCGAGACCACCGAGCGGGCCTTCGACAGCCGGCTCCTCGTCTACGCCAACGATCTCGCCACCAACCTCGTCTCGCCCTCCGATTCCGAGGCACGCAGCTTCGGGGCGCTGGGCGATCCGCGCTTCGACCTGCCCCTGTCGGGCTGGTACTGGCAGGTCGGCCGGCCCAATGCCCGGCCGCGCGACCTGCGCACCTCGCGCTCGCTGGTCGGCGTGCCGCTCCAGCCCCCCGCCGACGCGGTCGGCGAGGCAGGCGCCGGGCAGCTGCGCAAGGGCTACGGCAAGGCCCAGGACGACCGGCCCCTGCGCATCATCGAGCGCACCGTCGATCTCGGCGAGGAGGGCCGCTACCTCGTGCGGGTCGCCGGCCCCTCCGACGAGATCGCCACCGACATGCGGCGCTTCACGCTGGCGCTCACCACCACCTTCTCGCTGCTCGGGCTCTCGCTCGGCCTCACCACCCTGTTGCAGATCCGCTTCGGCCTCGCCCCCCTCATCAAGCTGCGGGCGGCCCTCGGCGCGATCCGCCGGGGCGAGGCCGACCGCATCTCGGGCGAGTACCCGCAGGACATCGCGCCGCTCGCCGGCGAGGTGAACCTGCTCCTCGAGACCAACCGCGAGATCCTCGAGCGGGCCCGCACCCAGGTCGGCAACCTGGCGCATGCGCTCAAGACCCCCTTGAGCATCATCGTCAACGAGGCCTCGGCGGGGGATGCCAACAGCGAGCTCGCCGTGAAGGTGCGCGAGCAGGCCGCGGTGATGCGCGACCAGGTGAACTACCACCTCGACCGGGCCCGGGCCGCGGCGCTGGCGGGTGCGCTGGGCACCTTCACCGACGTCGAGCCGGTGGTGGCGGCGCTGGTGCGCACCTTTGGCAAGATCTTCTACGACAAGGACCTGACCTTCGACACCAGCGTCACCCCGGGCCTGCGCTTCCGCGGCGAGCGCCAGGATTTCGAGGAGATGATCGGCAACCTCGTCGACAACGCCGCCAAGTGGGCGCATTCCCGCGTCTCGATCCGCGCCGAGGTGATCGGCCAGGGCGAGTACCCGCACCTCATCGTCACGGTGGAGGATGACGGGCCCGGCCTGCCGCCGGAGGCCCGCATCGCCGTGCTGGAGCGCGGCCGGCGCCTCGACGAGACCAAGCCCGGTTCGGGCCTCGGCCTCTCCATCGTCTCCGACCTCGCCGCGCTCTATCGCGGGCGCCTTCGCCTCGACGCGGCCACCCTCGGCGGCTTAAGGGCAGTGATCGAGGTGCCGGGGGATGCGAGCCCGGCGGCGCAGGCCTGACGGGCCCGCGGGCATGACGGGACCTTTCTGAGCGGCATGATCCTGCAGCGGAGCGAAGCGATCTACGGCCGGGCCGACCTGCGGCCGGGCCGGCCGGCCCTGCGCGTGGTCGAGGATGCCCACTACCTCGTGCGGGCGTCCCATCTCGACAGGATCCCGGTGATCTTCGACGCCGCGGGCCAGATGGTGCCAGAATCCCTCGACCACCACAGCGGCGAGCGCACGCCGACCTGGCAGACCACCGAATGGCCGGAGGGACAGGGCCCGGTGACCGACGCGGCGCCGGAGGGGCCGACCCTCTATCTCGGGGCGATCCACCCGCATTACGGCCATTTCATCATCAACACCCTGGCGCGGTTCTGGCCGCTCCTCGACCTCGACCAGGGGACCCTGCGCCCGACCCTGCTCTGCCACGGGCCGGGGCTCGGCGCCGACTGGAGCGGGACCCCGTTCATCCCGGAGATCCTGGGGCGCTTAGGCCTCTCCGTGATGGACCTCGCCAGCTTCGACCGGCCGGTGCGGATCCCGACCCTCCTGGTGCCCCAGGCCGCGTTGCAGCAGGACGACTACGCCTTCCCGGTCATGGCCGATCTGTGCCGGGAGATCGGGCGCGGCTACTACGCGCCGGACGAGGTCGATGCCGATCCGCAGCCGGTCTACCTCTCGAAGACCCGCCTGCGGGCGGGCGTGCGGCGCTTTGCCAACGAGGAGGCGGTGACGCGGGTGCTGGAGCGCGAGGGGGTGCGGATCGTCCACCCGGAGCTCCTGAGCTTTCCCGAGCAGGTCCGCCTCTTCGCCCGCCACAGGGTGATCCTCGGGGCCAACGGCTCGGCCTTCCACAGCCTGCTCTTCGCGCCCCCGGGCCGGCGGGTGATCGTGCTCACCGACCGGCTCAAGCTCGGCGGGACCTACCGGCTGATCGACCTCATCACCGGCACGCAGGGCCATTACTACTATCCGACCGGCACCGGCAGCTATGCCGGGGACGGCTTCACGGTGAATTTCGTGCTGCCGGATCCGGAAGCCGTGGCGGCGGAACTCCTCGGCAAGATCGCCCGGATCGACACATTGCGGGAGGACGACATGCGCAGGGATCCGGGCGCCTGGCATCTCTCGCCGACGATCCCGCCCCTGCCGCCCCGGCCCGGCGGGCTGCTGGGACGCCTGCGCGGCATGCTGCCCGGGCTAGACTGATCGCAGGGCGTTCCCCTCGGGCAGGGACTGGGCTAAGCCCGGCTCCTGCCCCGGAGCGACCTGACCGATGCCCGACCTCGACGCGATCGCCGCCCGCCACGGCGTCGGCCTGGATGCCGTCCGCCACCTCCTCGACGCGCTGGCCCGCGGCCACGGCCGGATGGCGCAGTTCAACCATCCCGATCTCGGCGGCATGGGCCAGTGGTCCGCCGGCGGGATGACGATGATCGGCGACATGTTCAACTCGGGCCTCAAGGCCCGGGTCGTCGCGCTCTGCGACGAGCTGGCGCCGCTCGCCACGGGGGGAGCCCAAGGATCGGGCTGGGGATCGAGCCAGAGCCAGGGGTCCGGTTCGGGCGGGTCCTGGAACCAGTCCTGGGGCGGCTCCTGGTGGCCGGACGGCCTGGGCCAGCCGGCGACCTCCGGCTCGCAGAACGACACGCGCTACGCCTTCTTCCCCGAGTCCCGCCGCCTGGCGATCGAGACCGGCGGCCGGGTGACCCTCTACGACACCGGCGACCACCAGATCGGCGGCGTCTCGCAGCAGCAGGGCTCTTCGTACTCCCTGAGCTTCACCAGCCAGTACGGCCCGGTGCGGCTGGAGGAGCTGCCGGTGGTGGGGGACCCTGCGCAGAACCAGGGCGAGCAGGAGCCGGCCCCCGCTCCCCAGGCCGCGTCCTACGCGCCTGCGCCGGAGGCTTATTCGCCGCCGGCCCCCTCACAAACGGTCGATGTCCCGGCCGCCCCGACCGGCGACGTGTTCGGGATGATCGAACGCCTGTCGGAGCTGCACCGCAAGGGTGTGCTGACCGAGGCCGAGTTCGCCGCGAAGAAGACGGAGCTGCTGGCGCGGTTGTGATGCGACCCCGTCGCTCTCTAGCGAAATGTTGTCGAATATGACACCATAAGCAGATGCTGGGTCGGTCAAGACCGATATCCTGGCTGAAATCAGCCAGGAAGGAATTCGAGGCGTTCCCGGCAGGCGCGCGTGAGCGCACGCTCCAGGCATTGGACATTGCTGCGGCGGGAAGCATGGCGGGGATCGCGAAGCCTTTGAAAGGGTTCGGCTCCGGGGTCTTCGAAGTTGCGCTCAAATTTCGGACGGACGCGTTCCGCGTCGTCTATGCGGTACAGATCGGTGATGCAGTCTGGGTTGTCCACGCATTCCAGAAGAAATCGACATCAGGCATCAAGACCTCGCAGGCGGACCTCGATCTCATCCGTCAGCGAATCAAATTGCTCATGGAGCAGGTGAGCGATGGACAGCGATGAAGTCGTGCATGGCAGCGGCAACGTCTGGAAGGATTTCGGCTACGCCGATGCGGACATGCGTCAGGCGAAAGGTCAACTGGCGGCGCGCATCATCGCCGCCCTCGATCAGCGCCGGCTCACGACCCGCAAGGCGCAGGCGTTGACCGGCTTCGCCGCGGCCGACTTCTCGCGGGTGCGCAACGCCGATTACGGGCGCTTCACGCTGGATCGGATGATCCGCATGCTCCACGCACTCGATGGGGAGGTGGAAGTCAGGATCACGTTCGAGCGGCGGGACGTTTCAACGCCGCCGAGCCGCCCTCTCGAACGCGCCTGACCATCAATCAACGTTGATTGATCACGCGGGTCACGCCGAGGGAACCGCGCTCCACCCATACTCCTCCGCCGCCGCGACCTTGCGGTGGAAGGCGAGCCTGCGGTCGTATTCGAGCGGGTCCTTCGGCTTCACCAGGGCGCCGGGGGGCACGTTGAGCCAGTCGACGAGGCGGGTCAGCATGAAGCGGAGCGCGGCGCCGCGGGCGAGCAGCGGCAGGGCCGCAACCTCGCGCGGGTCGAGCGGGCGCACGGCCTGGTAGGCGGCGATCATCGCCTGGCCTTTGGTGCGGTTGTACGAGTAGTCCGCCTCGAAGCACCAGGCGTTGAGGCAGATCGCCAGGTCGTAGGCGAAGGAATCGGTGCAGGCGAAGTAGAAGTCGATCAGGCCCGACACCTCGTCGCCGAGGAAGAACACGTTGTCGGTGAAGAGGTCCGCATGGATGACGCCGCCGGGCAGGTCCTGCGGCCAGGATTGCTCGAGGAGCGCGAGGTCCTCGCGGGTGCGGGCGGCCAGCCCCGGGGCGACGCTGTCGGCCTGCGGCTCGGCGGCCTCGAAGAGCGGGCGCCAGCCCGCGACCGAGAGGGCGTTCGGCCGCTGCATCGGGAAGTCAGCCCCGGCCGCGTGCAGGCCGGCGAGCGCGGCGCCGAGCGCCCGGCAATGCCTCACCCCGGCCGGCGCACCGAGACGCCCTCCAGGAACGACACGAGTACCGCGGGCCGGCCGCAGAGCCGCCCCAGGGTGGCGCCGTCGCGGGTGCGAATCGGCTGCGGGCAGGCGAGGCCGTTAGCGGCCAGGTGCTGCATCAGCCCGAGGAAGAACGGCAGGTCCCCCTCCTTCACCCGCTTCTCGTAGAGAGTCAGGATGTAGGAGCCCGTGGTGGTGTGCAGGATGAAGTTGGTGTTCTCCACCCCCTCGGCGATGCCCTTGTAGGACAGGAGATCGCCGATCTCGTAGGCGGCAAGGAAGGCGGCGAGCGCCTCGTCCGGAACCTCGGTGTAGACCGCCACGGCCGTTCTGCTTTGCTCTGGAAAAATGGATGAAGGAATCGAATGGTAGGCGCTCAAAAAATGGCGCGGGATCCCCTCTCCCGTGTGGGAGAGGGGTAGGGGTGAGGGTGACACGCTTCAGTTTGAAGCATTGACCATGGTGTTGGTAGCGGGACGGTCAGAGTCTCACTCAGGACCGTAGCACCCTCACCCCTAACCCCTCTCCCACACGGGAGAGGGGGACCGCGCTCTATCCTACAAACGCCAGACCAGCAGGCTGGATTTGACTTTACTCCGCCGCCTCGCTGCGCAGCTCGCGCGGCAACGGGAAGACCATGTCCTCGGTCGTGGTCGAGACGGTATCGACCGTGACCTCGTAGCGGGTCGCGAAGGCGTCGATGATCTCCTCCACCAGCACCTCGGGGGCGAGGCGCCGGCGGTGAGGCCGAGGCGGCGGATGTTGGAGAAGGCGTCCCAGTCCAGATCCTCGGCGCGGTTGACGAGCCGGGTGATCGGGCAGCCGACCCGCTCGGCGACCTCGCGCAGGCGCTGCGAGTTCGAGGAGTTGGACGAGCCGACGACGATCAGCGCGTCGACGAGGGGGGCGACCTGCTTCACCGCCTCCTGGCGGTTGGTGGTGGCGTAGCAGATGTCGTCCTTGTGCGGGCCGACGATCTTGGGGAACTTCTGCTTGAGCGCCTCGACGATGTGGTGGGTATCGTCGACCGAGAGGGTGGTCTGGGTCACCCAGGCGAGGTTGTCGCGGCTCTCGGGCTCCAGCGCCTCGATCTGCTCGATATCCTCGACCAGGGTGATCGAGCCCTTGGGCAGCTGGCCCATGGTGCCGACGACCTCCGGGTGGCCGGAATGGCCGACCAGCAGCACGTGGCGGCCGCGCTTGTGGTGGATCTCGGCCTCGCGGTGGACCTTGGTCACCAGCGGGCAGGTCGCGTCGATGGTGGTCAGCCCGCGGGAATTCGCGTTCTGCGGCACGGTCTTGGCCACGCCGTGGGCGGAGAAGATCACCGGCGCCTTGCCGTCCGGCACCTCGTCGAGCTCGGCGACGAAGACCGCGCCTTTGCGCTTCAGGCTCTCGACCACGTACTTGTTGTGCACGATCTCGTGCCGCACGTAGACGGGCGGGCCGTAGAGGGCGAGCGCGCGCTCGACCACGTCGATGGCCCGC from Methylobacterium aquaticum encodes:
- a CDS encoding IS110 family transposase, which encodes MTQPATSPTRFIGADVGKAEIVLHDSRGNARHTIPNKPKDLAAFAAKADLDATCLVICEATGGYEDALLAALLAVGCPAHRADARKVKAFIHSYGTLAKTDALDAKALAAYGRERHTSLARWQAPDPDQENLQSLVLTRADFVAQRTANRNRLAAPGSGPVQAYLETLITALSEQIEAIEEAMAETLRKAAALSRAKKALTSIKGIGDTSAIILLALMPELGRIDRRQATSLAGLAPHPNQSGTTERYRRTKGGRPEIKQALFLPALTATRFNPVLKDTYQRLIAAGKKPIVAIVAIMRRLLVIANARLRDAYAEEQKIALATEAN
- a CDS encoding HAD family hydrolase, coding for MAADIELVLFDLDNVLYHYDRARRVNYLSGMTGIPADVIHAAIWDSGLEFQGDSGALSPQAYLQAFGERIGYPVSLTEWLAARRAAMAPDTEVLALVERLRATTAVAILTNNSELLTGHIDVLCPELRPLFGDRIYASASFRTAKPDVVCYQRCLAGLGVRPSAVLFTDDLPENVAGAREAGLHAHHFTSVDALRRDLAGRGMDVEGGASGPRRA
- a CDS encoding PepSY domain-containing protein gives rise to the protein MRQLVLLLLPAAVGLAGASGWLAAAEERDETATGAVPARPVKAAETAQTCLSSGDLREAVAEKRVVEPVAAIRAARAAVPRADIVRANLCRRDEALVYMLTALRKDGQFVHVMVDARSGKVAGQW
- a CDS encoding response regulator transcription factor, producing MRLLVVEDDRDLNRQVVSALEEAGYAVDKAFDGEEGAFLGETEPYDCIILDMGLPKADGVSVLSGWRRAQVKTPVIILTARDRWSDKVNGFDAGADDYVTKPFHMEELLARVRALLRRTAGHATSQISAGPVVLDTRSGRVFVDGSPVKLTSHEYRLLSYLMHHTGRVVSRAELTEHLYDQDFDRDSNTIEVFVGRLRKKLAVDLIQTVRGLGYLIDAGAGGTQP
- a CDS encoding sensor histidine kinase, with the protein product MTGPGRAAAEAKPETGLAGGVAPASPRRWFGWRPWRKRSIAVRLAVSSLISSALILLIAGLILSTLYRETTERAFDSRLLVYANDLATNLVSPSDSEARSFGALGDPRFDLPLSGWYWQVGRPNARPRDLRTSRSLVGVPLQPPADAVGEAGAGQLRKGYGKAQDDRPLRIIERTVDLGEEGRYLVRVAGPSDEIATDMRRFTLALTTTFSLLGLSLGLTTLLQIRFGLAPLIKLRAALGAIRRGEADRISGEYPQDIAPLAGEVNLLLETNREILERARTQVGNLAHALKTPLSIIVNEASAGDANSELAVKVREQAAVMRDQVNYHLDRARAAALAGALGTFTDVEPVVAALVRTFGKIFYDKDLTFDTSVTPGLRFRGERQDFEEMIGNLVDNAAKWAHSRVSIRAEVIGQGEYPHLIVTVEDDGPGLPPEARIAVLERGRRLDETKPGSGLGLSIVSDLAALYRGRLRLDAATLGGLRAVIEVPGDASPAAQA
- a CDS encoding glycosyltransferase family 61 protein; its protein translation is MILQRSEAIYGRADLRPGRPALRVVEDAHYLVRASHLDRIPVIFDAAGQMVPESLDHHSGERTPTWQTTEWPEGQGPVTDAAPEGPTLYLGAIHPHYGHFIINTLARFWPLLDLDQGTLRPTLLCHGPGLGADWSGTPFIPEILGRLGLSVMDLASFDRPVRIPTLLVPQAALQQDDYAFPVMADLCREIGRGYYAPDEVDADPQPVYLSKTRLRAGVRRFANEEAVTRVLEREGVRIVHPELLSFPEQVRLFARHRVILGANGSAFHSLLFAPPGRRVIVLTDRLKLGGTYRLIDLITGTQGHYYYPTGTGSYAGDGFTVNFVLPDPEAVAAELLGKIARIDTLREDDMRRDPGAWHLSPTIPPLPPRPGGLLGRLRGMLPGLD
- a CDS encoding SHOCT domain-containing protein; its protein translation is MPDLDAIAARHGVGLDAVRHLLDALARGHGRMAQFNHPDLGGMGQWSAGGMTMIGDMFNSGLKARVVALCDELAPLATGGAQGSGWGSSQSQGSGSGGSWNQSWGGSWWPDGLGQPATSGSQNDTRYAFFPESRRLAIETGGRVTLYDTGDHQIGGVSQQQGSSYSLSFTSQYGPVRLEELPVVGDPAQNQGEQEPAPAPQAASYAPAPEAYSPPAPSQTVDVPAAPTGDVFGMIERLSELHRKGVLTEAEFAAKKTELLARL
- a CDS encoding type II toxin-antitoxin system RelE/ParE family toxin, translating into MLGRSRPISWLKSARKEFEAFPAGARERTLQALDIAAAGSMAGIAKPLKGFGSGVFEVALKFRTDAFRVVYAVQIGDAVWVVHAFQKKSTSGIKTSQADLDLIRQRIKLLMEQVSDGQR
- a CDS encoding helix-turn-helix domain-containing protein; its protein translation is MDSDEVVHGSGNVWKDFGYADADMRQAKGQLAARIIAALDQRRLTTRKAQALTGFAAADFSRVRNADYGRFTLDRMIRMLHALDGEVEVRITFERRDVSTPPSRPLERA